The proteins below are encoded in one region of Pyxidicoccus trucidator:
- the ruvB gene encoding Holliday junction branch migration DNA helicase RuvB encodes MVMARKSDTLSEEVQPEDVRLEASLRPRSFDEYVGQGPVVEKLKVYVQAARARGDSLDHCLFSGPPGLGKTSLAHIIANELGVGIHVTSGPALERKGDLAGLLTNLNARDVLFIDEIHRLNAAVEEYLYPAMEDFRLDITIDTGPAARAMKIDLPPFTLIGATTRTGLLTSPLRDRFQIQERLEYYDAKALELILHRSARILGIPLDRDAAREVSTRSRGTPRITNRLLRRLRDFAEVEGDGKITLELAKKSLDRLGVDASGLDSMDRKILLTIIDKFGGGPVGVETIAASVGEQRDTIEDVYEPFLMQEGFLQRTPRGRMATHRTYQYFKKQPPPTPQGNLF; translated from the coding sequence ATGGTCATGGCGAGGAAGTCCGACACACTCTCGGAAGAGGTCCAGCCCGAGGACGTCCGGCTCGAGGCCTCCCTGCGTCCGCGCTCGTTCGACGAGTACGTGGGTCAGGGGCCGGTCGTCGAGAAGCTCAAGGTGTATGTGCAGGCGGCCCGCGCCCGTGGGGACTCGCTGGACCACTGCCTCTTCTCCGGCCCCCCGGGCCTGGGCAAGACGTCCCTGGCGCACATCATCGCGAACGAGCTGGGCGTGGGCATCCACGTCACCAGCGGCCCCGCCCTGGAGCGCAAGGGCGACCTGGCGGGCCTGCTCACCAACCTCAACGCGCGCGACGTCCTCTTCATCGACGAAATCCACCGCCTCAACGCCGCCGTGGAGGAGTACCTCTACCCGGCCATGGAGGACTTCCGGCTGGACATCACCATCGACACCGGGCCCGCCGCCCGGGCGATGAAGATTGATTTGCCGCCCTTCACGCTCATCGGCGCCACTACGCGCACGGGCCTGCTCACCTCGCCGCTGCGGGACAGGTTCCAGATTCAGGAGCGCCTGGAGTACTACGACGCGAAGGCGCTGGAGCTCATCCTCCACCGCTCCGCGCGCATCCTCGGCATCCCCCTGGACAGGGACGCCGCGCGCGAGGTGTCCACCCGCTCGCGCGGCACGCCCCGCATCACCAACCGGCTGCTGCGCCGGCTGCGCGACTTCGCGGAGGTGGAGGGCGACGGGAAGATCACCCTGGAGCTGGCGAAGAAGTCGCTCGACAGGCTGGGCGTGGACGCCAGCGGCCTGGACTCCATGGACCGCAAAATCCTGCTGACCATCATCGACAAGTTCGGTGGCGGCCCGGTGGGCGTGGAGACCATCGCCGCCAGCGTGGGCGAGCAGCGCGACACGATTGAGGACGTGTACGAGCCCTTCCTGATGCAGGAGGGCTTCCTCCAGCGCACGCCCCGCGGGCGCATGGCCACGCACCGCACCTACCAGTACTTCAAGAAGCAGCCACCGCCCACGCCCCAGGGCAACCTCTTCTGA